One window of Biomphalaria glabrata chromosome 6, xgBioGlab47.1, whole genome shotgun sequence genomic DNA carries:
- the LOC106067642 gene encoding toll-like receptor 4: MKILQIYFNLQLLCLNLVSPSQTSSQTPCTSEDSSWLETQYTRQHCQISGTVVNCSHMSLSQVPDHIPLNVTVLDLSNNRFQEINSSLSKFDKLQELYLANNRIEKLHRESFAGLNGLLILDLQGNMLEMRNETFPPKVFSALKSLQVLKLNKNNKNVSIAELSYPDKALSDLENLVDLHMDGLLDKVFGPGFDQMISLRNLTIVGRPTGYCCINSIVRDTFKYLSRLHYLKISYCFINGTLIDQHALKPLRSLQALDLSNSDFIYFRHLGPALALMDSVNLTHLNIQKLMSPYSPCNKVTNLFAKSLPRSLTHITASSNGLALIDPEVFDLLPDNLTYLDLSDNRFTFGYYLKNFSRLTNLETLVLDGAEQSYNLPVWFPQEEQSFAYQDVKVSNPTWERVNLTLPPKLKTVSLSSAGLTYRLSEFHVDPNNALENLKLDGNKIQALKGTITGLHQLKSLSLVDCYIREIHERFFENFPSLEFLDLSANTFGRKVLRKGSKPIFSSLKNLRELNLRFVDLITVDQNVFEGLENLEILHLQLNGIYYFEVDVSYLKKLQFVNFSFTELTGLRPQVTNFFDSIAASNNLTLDFSETPIHCYCANLEFISWLSRALQYIRFQRLKWFKCVYEDTTEKYFHDFQDLHQFLGEECTPKVTLFFIVTSATLLLVCIIIALVVYRFRWKLKYFYYSAYLYFKSYKRFHGDDKDFEFDVFVSFANEDERFVLKELVPELTTRGLKVHIHTTNFRAGEYITTNIVNAVQRSRRTLIVVSSNLQKSQWCHFELQMANLESVHTGRPVMVFLLMQHLPEDVLSREMLYHIQNNTYLQLPDEVDDARVMDIFWTKLCSDLKD, encoded by the coding sequence aTGAAGATCTTACAGATATATTTCAACCTACAGTTACTGTGTTTAAATTTAGTGTCACCGTCTCAGACTAGTTCCCAGACACCTTGTACTTCCGAGGATAGTTCATGGCTAGAGACGCAATACACGAGACAACACTGTCAGATAAGTGGCACTGTAGTCAACTGTAGTCACATGTCATTGAGTCAAGTGCCAGATCACATTCCTCTGAATGTCACAGTATTGGATTTATCGAACAATCGATTTCAGGAAATAAATTCGTCCCTTTCAAAATTTGATAAACTACAAGAGTTATACCTGGCGAACAATCGTATTGAGAAACTGCACAGAGAATCTTTCGCAGGTTTAAATGGTCTTTTAATTCTTGATCTTCAGGGCAATATGCTTGAAATGAGGAATGAGACATTTCCTCCAAAAGTCTTCTCCGCATTAAAATCTTTGCAAGtgcttaaattaaataaaaacaataaaaacgtATCTATTGCAGAGCTCTCGTATCCCGATAAAGCTTTGTCAGACTTAGAGAACTTAGTGGATCTTCATATGGATGGTCTCCTTGATAAGGTATTTGGTCCAGGTTTTGACCAGATGATATCTTTACGTAATTTGACAATAGTAGGTCGACCCACTGGATATTGTTGCATAAATAGCATTGTTAGGGATACTTTTAAGTATCTCTCGCGGCTTCACTATTTAAAAATCAGTTACTGTTTTATTAATGGAACCTTGATTGACCAACACGCTTTAAAGCCGCTGAGAAGTCTGCAGGCGCTAGATCTTAGTAACAGTGATTTTATCTATTTTCGACACTTAGGTCCAGCTTTAGCATTGATGGACTCCGTCAATCTCACACATCTAAATATACAGAAATTAATGAGTCCGTATTCCCCCTGCAATAAAGTCACAAACCTATTTGCCAAGAGCTTACCTCGAAGTCTGACTCACATAACGGCCTCCAGCAATGGCTTGGCCTTGATTGACCCCGAAGTCTTTGACCTTCTGCCAGATAATCTCACCTACTTAGATTTGTCTGACAATAGATTCACGTTTGGTTATTACCTGAAAAATTTTTCTAGGCTGACAAACTTAGAAACTCTGGTACTAGATGGTGCAGAGCAGAGCTACAACTTGCCAGTTTGGTTTCCCCAAGAGGAACAAAGCTTTGCATATCAGGATGTTAAGGTTTCGAATCCTACTTGGGAGCGAGTCAATCTAACCCTCCCACCGAAACTCAAAACAGTTTCTCTGAGCTCTGCTGGATTGACTTACAGACTAAGTGAATTCCACGTTGATCCCAACAACGCTCTAGAGAATTTAAagttagatggaaataaaatccAAGCCTTGAAAGGTACAATAACTGGGCTTCATCAACTTAAATCTCTTAGCTTGGTGGATTGCTATATCAGAGAAATACATGAACGATTTTTTGAGAATTTCCCTTCTTTGGAGTTTCTCGACTTAAGCGCCAATACTTTTGGGAGGAAGGTCTTAAGGAAAGGCAGCAAGCCGATATTCAGTTCTCTCAAAAATCTTAGAGAATTAAATCTACGTTTCGTGGATCTCATCACGGTGGACCAAAACGTGTTTGAAGGACTAGAAAACTTAGAGATCCTCCATCTTCAACTCAACGGCATCTACTACTTCGAAGTGGAtgtaagctatttaaaaaaactacaGTTCGTAAACTTCAGCTTCACAGAGTTGACAGGTCTTCGCCCGCAGGTGACTAACTTCTTTGACTCTATCGCAGCCTCCAACAACCTAACGCTAGACTTTTCTGAAACTCCCATTCACTGCTACTGCGCTAATTTAGAATTCATTTCTTGGCTTTCGAGAGCTTTGCAATATATTCGTTTTCAACGTTTGAAATGGTTTAAATGCGTCTACGAGGATACCACGGAGAAATACTTTCACGATTTTCAGGATTTACACCAGTTCTTGGGTGAAGAGTGCACCCCTAAGGTGACTCTGTTTTTCATTGTCACCTCTGCCACTCTTTTGCTGGTGTGTATTATCATCGCTTTGGTGGTTTACAGATTTCGATGGAAGcttaaatatttctattactcgGCTTATCTGTACTTTAAAAGCTACAAACGTTTCCATGGCGACGACAAGGATTTCGAGTTTGACGTCTTCGTTTCGTTTGCGAATGAGGATGAAAGATTTGTGCTCAAGGAATTAGTGCCGGAGCTAACAACTCGAGGCCTCAAAGTACACATTCATACTACCAATTTCAGAGCGGGGGAGTACATCACCACGAATATTGTCAATGCGGTACAGCGCAGTCGCAGGACGCTAATTGTCGTGAGTTCGAATCTTCAGAAAAGTCAGTGGTGCCATTTTGAGCTACAAATGGCCAACCTGGAGAGCGTCCACACCGGACGTCCAGTGATGGTATTTCTTCTGATGCAGCATCTTCCAGAAGACGTCTTAAGTCGGGAGATGTTGTACCACATACAAAACAATACGTACCTACAGCTGCCGGACGAAGTGGACGATGCCAGAGTCATGGACATTTTCTGGACCAAACTTTGTTCTGACTTAAAGGATTAG